In Struthio camelus isolate bStrCam1 chromosome 3, bStrCam1.hap1, whole genome shotgun sequence, the DNA window TTAACAGCTTTACCAAGCAGAGAGAGACCCTGGGTATTTTATGTTCTGTCCAGTATAATTTACAgtctttttatttgctcttgtGAGCATGTGGGGAACTATACTTAGAGCACCTACAGTAAATACAAACACCCACAAAAAGCCATTTACAGACTGTGTCTGTAAATTTTGATTCATTCTCCTTATTTTGGTATGTTGAGCTGtctgtttcagaagtgctgaCGTCACACATTTTAATGAATACATAATAGAATGTTATATCTCAACTAGAATTTCAGTACTCATAGCTTATATATTTTCTGAGAAGTGTTTTCTGGAATGTCCGTTTACAGTTTTTACAGTTTTACTACTTTgggaaaagtttcattttgacTTGACCGGACTGTTTTCATATAAGATCAGAACTTTGTCAGGACTTTTCAGTTGCTGACTTCAGTTAAAGAAAGTGCTTTATTTACATGTTCAAGTTGTCCTTCACACTTGCAGATCTTATTCATGCTTTTGTTTCTTGGCAAGAGGGATTCATTTCTTTTATTATAGTGCATTTATAGAtgtaaagaaaatgtaagaatatttatttttgtagctgGAATGAGACAGTGGAAAGTAACtttgagggagaaaagaagaatatTCTTTTTGGCAAAAATACAAGGTCAGCATCAGTAGTCGAAGCTCTGCCCCACCCTTCCTGCACATCAGAACAGCTGCCTCAGTTTTTCTCTCCATGAAACAAGAGCACTTATATTTCTGTACCTTGGAAGAGTTTTATAAAGATGATTGTATGATACCTTGTTTTGTAAATGAAGAAAACTAAAATGATTCAGACTTTCCTTAACATATCTCATTCTAAGTATGGCCACTTGTCAATCAAAAGCTGATAGTCTTCCGTCAGGTGAGTCTCCAACCCCATCTGTGTCCCTTCCTGCGTGAAGTACTGACCGCTTTTACACAAAGAGACAGCACTCCAGTTCCCACCTTACACACAGAACCACGCTCATGCATggcaagtaaatatttttaattgagcAATTCTTGTCTCATTATTAGAAACGACTCTTTTAACTACCAGAAATTATTATGTATAATCATTCTATGACAGTCTTTTGTGATTCTTAATAATACAGTCACTAATTGCAGTTTTCACAGACTATCCATGTAGCTTCATGTAGCTAAGTATTACCTCCTCCTGCTCCAGGTGTTCTCACTTCAGCTGGAGCCCTGGGGTGTGATCCTGCAAACACATCTgtgcctgatccaaagcccatttAGGTCTGCAGGAGTTTTCCTATTCAATTCAATGGGCTTTGAAACAGGCATTGAATGAATAGAGCACTGTTGGTTCTATTATTCCCAGGattaaattatttattagaaAAAAGTCACGTGCACAAGCTGAGGTTAAACTAAGCCAACAAGTTATTTCTGTAcgagcagaggaaagaaaatgatttgatATTTTCAGGATAAAGAAATGTtatggagatttttatttttagtcatcTGAGAAGTCCTTTTTGCATAATTTACTCCACTGTGGAAGGATTTTGTTTCAGCCTAAACAAGattcataataaagaaaaaatgttgctTCTCAGAGACAGTGTGATAAAATAGAGTTTCAGTTCCTAACCAAGTGATTATCTGGCACAAGCACTTAAAATGAGAGAGGAAGGGTCAGGTTCAAAAAGTCATACGAGTGGCTGGTAGAAAGGTCTGTGGTGGACTCTACAGGTTTCTTGTAGGTAGAGAGCAGTTCATTTTGCTAATCAGTGTTTGCGCTGGTGTGCAGATGGAAACATAAGGAAatgcacagagattttttttttgtctttttctggagCACAGATGAAGCTTTGGCACCCAGTATTGCAGCATGTGACATTTACTAATAAAAGACCCATTGGGCAAAGCCTGTGGCTGCTGTATTGCGGAGCAGGTGATTAGCATCTCTCTTGAAGAAGCACGTCATGTTCTGTGCTAGGCTacagctgtttttgttttatgtttgttctATATGCAGATGTTGCTATGAGGAAAGAAGTCAGCAATGACTGATGTGGAGCCTGTGGTCACAGATTTTGCAGCATCAGGAAGGGCAGGCCGCCGGAACGCTTTACCAGATATTCTGGGCTCTCCTGCTGGTGCTGGGACTTCAGACCTGCCACACAAACTGGCCGAGCTCTCCGTTTCAGAAGGTAATGCTTGCACATTCATGAACCAAATGTTTTTATGCAGTCatcctttgctttctccttaaGACTTATACAATTGAGCAGTTTTTATGACAAtgctaatgtttctttttttcatttagatgaAATTCAGCCTTCCAGAGCAGCTATCACTTTTATGTCCTAATGAGACAGATTATTTTTATCCCAGACTAAGTCTGCCATATCCCCCCTCAGATCCACTGTTGAGTAGGCTGGAGAACAGGTGTTGGGAGCTGAATTCCAGTTCCACTGAACAAGAGATGACACTGTTACGCTGCTGGGCAGCTTGTTAAACCATCATTCTAACTATAAATTACAGTCTTTTCATGCACTAAGATTACTTAGCGCAAGACAGCAAGCTATGTTGTTAATCCTATTACAACTGTCATCCTAACTCAGGCATCTAAATTAAGAGCAGCCTAGGGGCTGCACTGACTTACACCTGCTACTAGGCCTCCAACATTGCTGGCTGAGAGCAGTGCCATATTTCATCATGCTCAGGTCTTTCCATTAGTTTGATAAAGTGTTGTGGTGATTAACCTAGGTTCCGTCTACCCCAGCTTGACATtgagttctttttattttcaggggCATTTTTAGATATCACTGCTCAAACAAACTGGATTGAAGGAAAATCTGGTCTCTAATGCCTATGAAATGAGAATTATCAGCTGACCCTTAATATATGTTGCCCCCACTTTTTTAGGTTCTGATttggaaataactttttcttctcGTGCTGTCACTGTTGCTGATATGATAAATGCCACTGCGACTGGTCCTCCCACTTCTGACGGCAGCGATGGTGTGagggcagcacagcaggagacaTAGTGGATGGCCCAGGAATG includes these proteins:
- the PKIB gene encoding cAMP-dependent protein kinase inhibitor beta, with translation MTDVEPVVTDFAASGRAGRRNALPDILGSPAGAGTSDLPHKLAELSVSEDEGAEGEEVPSSKASLESQESEGKSSNS